The following are encoded in a window of Parambassis ranga chromosome 15, fParRan2.1, whole genome shotgun sequence genomic DNA:
- the ubac2 gene encoding ubiquitin-associated domain-containing protein 2, with amino-acid sequence MFTTTGSRGLYKAPLCKGLLLVLNGLTVMLTLLPQYQELFEYNLQAVTQQHQVWRLLCGRLVCLDVKDSFCSSLLIYNFRIFERRFGTRKFASFLLGTWVLSALVDILLAQAFQFLFDYEVEELPSGLLAPVFSLFVPFYQSIPRMPVTQVVGQIHITNKSLVYIVGLQLLTSSPFMWLLALSGLISGGLYHSNILHLQKILFVPLWVSRIGRCLLEPIFSSTQPTSETPLGMGATLDIQRQQRMDLLDQQLLLAQYNEARRNARQQPQAGLLQWTRLFPSLRHRGQNRPPMQPRPQAQTQQSTQPPLLDNSPVAEEQVARLVEMGFSRIDALEALRASNNDINMATNFLLQH; translated from the exons ATGTTTACCACCACCGGCTCACGGGGCCTCT ATAAGGCTCCTCTGTGTAAAGGCCTATTGCTGGTTCTGAACGGGCTAACTGTGATGCTCACTCTGCTGCCACAGTACCAGGAACTATTCGAATACAACTTacaggctgtcacacagcagcaccag gtgtgGAGGCTGTTGTGTGGCAGGCTGGTTTGTCTCGATGTCAAGGACTCCTTCTGCAGCAGTCTGCTTATTTATAACTTTAGAATATTTGAGAGGAGGTTTGGCACAAGGAAGTTTGCT TCCTTCCTGTTGGGCACTTGGGTTCTTTCTGCACTGGTTGACATCCTTTTGGCTCAGGCTTTTCAGTTCCTGTTTGACTATGAGGTGGAGGAACTGCCTTCGGGACT GCTTGCTCCGgtcttctctctgtttgtgcCTTTTTATCAGTCAATACCCAGAATGCCAGTCACCCAGGTAGTAGGCCAGATCCACATCACCAACAAATCTCTGGTCTACATAGTAGGATTACAG ctgttgACTTCCAGCCCCTTTATGTGGCTCCTTGCACTCAGTGGACTG ATCTCAGGTGGACTGTACCACTCCAACATTTTGCACTTACAGAAGATCCTCTTTGTGCCCCTCTGGGTGTCTCGTATTGGCCGATGTCTTCTTGAGCCTATTTTCTCAA GTACCCAGCCAACCAGTGAGACACCTCTGGGAATGGGAGCCACTCTGGACAttcagagacagcagagaatgGACCTGCTtgaccagcagctgctgctggcccAATACAACGAGGCCAGGAGGAACGCAAGGCAACAGCCGCAG gctgGATTGTTACAGTGGACCAGGCTGTTCCCCTCCTTGAGACACAGGGGACAGAACCGACCTCCGATGCAGCCCCGCCCACAGGCTCAGACACAACAGTCTACACAGCCCCCATTACTGGATAACTCTCCTGTTGCAGAGGAACAG GTTGCACGGTTAGTGGAAATGGGCTTTTCCAGGATTGATGCCCTCGAGGCCCTCAGAGCTTCAAACAATGACATAAATATGGCAACCAATTTCCTATTGCAGCACTGA